A genomic region of Nitrospirota bacterium contains the following coding sequences:
- the hemA gene encoding glutamyl-tRNA reductase: MKILVVGLNHKTAGVDVRERLAFNGPKLEEGVFGLKKVQEIKEVALLSTCNRVEIYTCVGNCNSGAENVKQFLSTFHGIGRCDFEKALYVHTGAQAIRHVFRVAASLDSMVVGEPQILGQLKDAFDFALARKTTGILLNQLMKKAISTAKRVRTETRIAENAVSISFAAVELARKIFTELAGKSFMLMGAGEMAELAARHLVNNGVTEVMVVNRTYERGCELASEFNGKAVRFENFLQELVHTDIIICSTGAPSYVLRKDQMQKVMKERKHRPVFIIDISVPRNIDPGINKIENVYLYDVDDLQEVVDTNVMERQKEADKAEMIITEEVEKFIRWVASLDSVPTIVALRQKAEEIKGEELEKFRTKFPDLDEKKMKAIEYLATSLMNKLIHPPTAALKDDSEDRDELIAMIKKLYGLNGDEHEE, translated from the coding sequence ATGAAGATTCTAGTAGTAGGCTTAAATCACAAGACCGCAGGCGTCGATGTACGCGAGCGCCTCGCCTTCAACGGACCGAAGCTCGAAGAAGGAGTCTTCGGCCTGAAGAAAGTACAGGAGATCAAGGAGGTGGCGCTCCTCTCGACCTGCAACCGGGTCGAGATATACACCTGCGTCGGCAACTGCAATTCCGGCGCGGAGAACGTCAAGCAGTTCCTCTCCACCTTCCACGGCATCGGGCGGTGCGACTTCGAGAAGGCGCTCTATGTGCATACCGGCGCCCAGGCGATCCGCCATGTCTTCAGGGTCGCCGCGAGCCTCGATTCGATGGTCGTGGGCGAGCCCCAGATACTCGGCCAGCTCAAGGACGCCTTCGACTTCGCCCTCGCCAGGAAGACCACCGGCATTCTCCTCAACCAGCTGATGAAAAAGGCGATCTCGACAGCCAAACGGGTCAGGACCGAGACCAGGATCGCCGAGAATGCCGTATCGATCAGCTTTGCCGCCGTAGAGCTCGCCCGGAAGATATTCACCGAGCTCGCGGGCAAATCCTTCATGCTCATGGGCGCCGGCGAGATGGCCGAGCTGGCGGCGCGCCACCTCGTCAACAACGGCGTGACCGAGGTGATGGTGGTCAACAGGACGTATGAGCGCGGCTGCGAGCTCGCGAGCGAATTCAACGGCAAGGCGGTGCGCTTCGAGAATTTCCTCCAGGAGCTGGTCCACACCGACATCATCATCTGCTCCACCGGCGCGCCCTCCTATGTCCTCCGGAAGGACCAGATGCAGAAGGTGATGAAAGAGCGGAAGCACCGCCCCGTCTTCATCATCGACATCTCGGTGCCGCGGAACATCGACCCCGGGATCAACAAGATCGAGAACGTCTACCTCTACGATGTGGACGATCTCCAGGAAGTGGTGGACACCAACGTGATGGAGCGGCAGAAAGAGGCGGACAAGGCCGAGATGATCATCACCGAAGAGGTCGAGAAGTTCATCAGGTGGGTAGCCTCGCTCGATTCGGTCCCGACCATCGTGGCGCTGCGGCAGAAGGCCGAAGAGATAAAGGGCGAAGAGCTCGAGAAGTTCAGGACCAAATTCCCCGACCTCGACGAGAAGAAGATGAAGGCGATAGAGTACCTCGCCACCTCGCTCATGAACAAGCTCATTCACCCGCCGACCGCGGCGCTGAAAGACGATTCCGAAGATAGAGACGAGCTCATCGCGATGATCAAAAAACTATACGGGCTGAATGGAGACGAGCATGAAGAATAA
- the ccsB gene encoding c-type cytochrome biogenesis protein CcsB — protein sequence MGTILFELALTSYFTATIISIYEIFRGMKEASRLMLITAGVGFAIHSASIVSRYLEAGHLPITSMHEASSFFAWCVVLIFFFLELRYKIGIMGSFIMPIVFLLMLSSSVLPREIRPLSPVLQSYWLGIHTFLAFLGNAAFAVAFGVGIMYLLQEHYLKAKRTHGLFKRLPSLQVLDEINYKLITLGFPLLTLAIITGALWAENAWGSYWRWDPKETWSLITWFIYALVLHIRLTAGWRGKKAAILSIIGFVVVLFTFFGVNLTLKSLHTFS from the coding sequence ATGGGCACCATACTCTTCGAGCTGGCGCTGACGTCCTACTTTACCGCAACGATCATCAGCATCTACGAAATCTTCAGGGGCATGAAAGAGGCGTCGCGGCTGATGCTCATCACCGCCGGCGTCGGGTTCGCGATCCATTCGGCGAGCATCGTCTCGCGCTATCTCGAAGCGGGGCATCTCCCCATCACCAGCATGCACGAAGCGTCGTCCTTCTTCGCCTGGTGCGTCGTCCTCATCTTTTTCTTTCTCGAGCTCCGCTACAAGATCGGCATCATGGGCTCCTTTATCATGCCGATCGTCTTCCTCCTCATGCTCTCGTCATCGGTACTGCCCCGCGAGATACGGCCGCTCAGCCCCGTGCTCCAGAGCTACTGGCTCGGCATCCATACGTTCCTCGCCTTTCTCGGCAACGCCGCCTTTGCCGTAGCCTTCGGCGTCGGTATCATGTATCTCCTCCAGGAGCACTACCTGAAGGCGAAGCGCACGCACGGCCTGTTCAAGCGGCTGCCGAGTCTCCAGGTGCTGGATGAAATAAATTATAAGTTGATCACCCTGGGCTTTCCCCTCCTGACACTCGCCATCATCACCGGCGCCCTCTGGGCAGAGAATGCCTGGGGAAGCTACTGGCGCTGGGACCCGAAGGAGACCTGGTCGCTGATCACGTGGTTCATCTATGCCCTCGTGCTCCATATCCGGCTGACCGCCGGCTGGCGAGGAAAGAAAGCCGCCATCCTGTCGATAATAGGATTCGTGGTCGTGTTGTTCACCTTTTTCGGGGTCAATCTCACACTGAAGAGTCTGCATACGTTCTCATGA
- the topA gene encoding type I DNA topoisomerase — protein sequence MKSLVIVESPAKAKTINKILGKEFGVKASVGHVKDLPQKELGVDVDNNFTPHYITIPGKEKVLKELKSAAKGVDAVYLATDPDREGEAIAYHIAEDIKPGKSSKNAKKIFRVTFHEITERAVREAMKNPGEIDINKVEAQQARRILDRLVGYNLSPFLWKKVRRGLSAGRVQSVAVRLVVDREREIEAFNKEEYWTIDALLQPRRSDTAAPVSPFPAKLYRYHNRLVIDRDAKEGERFLITTEEEAQRVAADIKSKELFLATIETRLRKRSPSPPFITSTLQQEAARRLRFPAKKTMMLAQQLYEGIELGDEGSVGLITYMRTDSFRVAPEAQQWAQDLIRRKFGNDYVPEKPPQYKSKESAQEAHEAIRPTYDDKTPEKVKRFLSRDQHQLYTLIWNRFIASQMPPAQLEQTTFVIGVKEREKEIEGTELRASGTVIKFPGFMALYTESRDDIEEEEGGLLPALREGAALDQVEMKPVQHFTQPPPRYSEATLVKALEEKGIGRPSTYAAILSTIQDRKYVEKNEDRRFKPTELGVVVNDLLVDKFPELIDFSFTAKMEDELDDIEQAKMKWVEVIKDFYKPFNKDLREASKDMAKVKPQDIPTEEVCEKCGAPMVIKWGRHGRFLACSGYPKCKTTRPLEGEPGAQKPEPVVTDEVCEKCGAPMVIKSGRFGKFLACSQYPECKTTKPVSTGVKCPLDAGDLVERKSKRGKPFWSCSNYPNCTFALWYKPVPQECPQCKAPFLVRKRSKTGEVFLSCVNKECTYLAEEKQPDAAAQETTVADEA from the coding sequence TTGAAGTCGCTCGTCATCGTAGAATCGCCGGCGAAGGCAAAGACAATAAACAAGATACTGGGCAAGGAGTTCGGCGTGAAGGCATCCGTCGGCCATGTCAAGGACCTGCCCCAGAAGGAGCTGGGCGTCGATGTGGACAACAACTTCACCCCGCACTACATCACGATACCGGGCAAGGAGAAGGTCCTCAAGGAGCTGAAGAGCGCGGCAAAGGGTGTCGATGCCGTGTACCTCGCCACCGACCCCGACCGCGAAGGAGAGGCGATCGCCTACCACATCGCCGAGGATATAAAGCCCGGTAAGAGCTCCAAGAACGCCAAGAAGATCTTCCGCGTCACGTTCCACGAGATCACCGAGCGGGCGGTGAGGGAGGCGATGAAGAACCCAGGGGAGATCGATATCAACAAGGTCGAGGCGCAGCAGGCCCGGCGGATTCTCGACCGGCTCGTCGGCTACAACCTCAGCCCCTTCCTCTGGAAAAAAGTGAGGAGGGGGTTGAGCGCAGGAAGGGTCCAGTCGGTCGCCGTGCGGCTCGTCGTGGACCGCGAGCGCGAGATCGAGGCATTCAACAAGGAAGAGTACTGGACCATCGACGCCCTGCTCCAGCCCCGCCGGTCCGACACTGCGGCGCCGGTTTCCCCCTTCCCGGCGAAGCTCTACCGCTACCATAACCGGCTGGTCATCGACCGGGACGCTAAAGAGGGAGAGCGCTTCCTGATAACTACCGAAGAAGAGGCGCAGCGTGTTGCCGCCGATATCAAGAGCAAAGAGCTCTTTCTCGCCACGATAGAGACCAGGCTGAGGAAACGGTCGCCCTCGCCGCCCTTCATCACGAGCACCCTGCAGCAGGAGGCGGCCCGGAGGCTGCGCTTCCCTGCCAAGAAGACCATGATGCTCGCCCAGCAGCTCTATGAGGGCATCGAGCTGGGGGATGAGGGGTCGGTGGGATTGATCACCTATATGAGGACCGATTCGTTCAGGGTCGCTCCCGAGGCGCAGCAGTGGGCCCAGGACCTTATCCGGAGGAAGTTCGGCAACGATTACGTGCCAGAGAAGCCGCCGCAGTACAAGAGCAAGGAGAGCGCGCAGGAGGCGCACGAAGCGATACGGCCGACCTACGACGACAAGACGCCCGAGAAGGTAAAACGCTTTCTCTCGAGAGACCAGCACCAGCTCTACACCCTGATTTGGAACCGCTTCATCGCGAGCCAGATGCCCCCTGCCCAGCTCGAGCAGACGACTTTCGTCATCGGGGTGAAGGAGCGGGAGAAGGAGATCGAAGGGACCGAGCTGCGGGCGTCGGGAACGGTGATAAAGTTCCCGGGGTTCATGGCGCTCTATACCGAGAGCAGGGACGATATCGAAGAGGAGGAAGGCGGCCTGCTCCCGGCGCTCCGGGAAGGGGCGGCTCTCGACCAGGTCGAGATGAAGCCGGTGCAGCACTTCACCCAGCCGCCGCCGCGCTATTCAGAAGCGACCCTCGTCAAGGCGCTCGAGGAGAAAGGGATCGGCAGGCCGAGCACCTATGCCGCCATCCTCTCGACCATCCAGGACCGGAAGTACGTCGAAAAGAACGAGGACCGGCGCTTCAAGCCGACCGAGCTCGGCGTGGTGGTGAACGACCTCCTGGTCGATAAGTTTCCCGAGCTGATCGACTTCAGCTTCACGGCGAAGATGGAAGACGAGCTCGATGATATCGAACAGGCCAAGATGAAGTGGGTCGAGGTGATCAAGGACTTCTACAAGCCCTTCAACAAGGACCTCAGGGAAGCGTCGAAGGATATGGCCAAGGTGAAGCCCCAGGATATCCCGACCGAAGAGGTCTGCGAGAAGTGCGGCGCTCCCATGGTCATCAAGTGGGGACGGCACGGCCGCTTCCTCGCCTGCTCCGGCTACCCCAAGTGCAAAACGACGAGGCCGCTCGAGGGAGAGCCCGGGGCGCAGAAGCCGGAGCCGGTGGTTACGGACGAAGTATGCGAAAAGTGCGGCGCTCCCATGGTCATCAAGAGCGGCAGGTTCGGCAAGTTCCTCGCCTGTTCGCAATACCCCGAATGCAAAACCACGAAACCGGTCTCCACAGGGGTGAAGTGCCCGCTCGATGCAGGAGACCTCGTCGAGAGGAAGTCGAAGCGGGGCAAGCCTTTCTGGAGCTGCAGCAACTATCCGAACTGCACCTTTGCCCTCTGGTACAAGCCGGTGCCGCAGGAGTGCCCGCAGTGCAAGGCGCCTTTCCTCGTGCGGAAGCGCAGCAAGACCGGAGAGGTCTTCCTCTCCTGCGTCAACAAGGAGTGCACCTATCTCGCTGAAGAGAAGCAGCCCGATGCAGCAGCCCAGGAGACGACCGTGGCGGACGAGGCCTGA
- the dprA gene encoding DNA-processing protein DprA gives MKKDPSSPAGQAGSSGDDLVHLLALAFANDVGPMTARRLLAAFGSPRTIFEASLPELESVGQISASRAHGIKEFDGWDKVTREIAAARERGIAVVPFTDAAYPGPLKQLDDAPIILYIKGTLREEDRYAIAIVGSRDMTDYGRKTAENLAFDLAARGLTVVSGMARGIDTVSHRGALRAGGRSIAVLGCGLDRPYPSENKRLFTELCDAGAVISEFPLGAPPLRENFPRRNRLISGLALGVVVVEATMDSGSLITAQYALDQGKDIFAVPGNISIPNAEGTNSLIRKGARLVQRADDIIEELAPVLRGLLRSGSSGRSEKKTAPRRFDAAAGLEISDEEKAICTVLGDQPKHVDTIARELKIAPPKLLGLLLRLEIKGIVRQTEGKNFYIL, from the coding sequence ATGAAGAAAGACCCCTCATCACCAGCCGGCCAGGCCGGCTCATCCGGCGACGACCTCGTCCATCTTCTCGCCCTCGCCTTCGCAAACGATGTCGGCCCGATGACGGCGCGGCGGCTCCTCGCTGCCTTCGGCTCTCCCCGCACGATATTCGAAGCGTCGCTTCCCGAGCTGGAGAGCGTCGGGCAGATAAGCGCCTCGCGCGCCCACGGCATAAAGGAATTCGACGGCTGGGACAAGGTCACCCGTGAAATCGCTGCTGCGCGCGAGAGGGGAATAGCGGTCGTCCCCTTCACCGATGCGGCCTATCCCGGTCCGCTCAAGCAGCTCGATGACGCTCCGATAATCCTCTATATAAAAGGAACGCTGCGTGAAGAGGACCGGTACGCCATTGCGATCGTGGGCTCGCGAGATATGACCGACTACGGCAGAAAGACCGCCGAGAACCTTGCCTTCGACCTCGCTGCACGGGGGCTGACCGTCGTCAGCGGCATGGCCCGCGGCATCGATACCGTCTCCCATCGCGGAGCGCTCAGGGCAGGAGGAAGGAGCATAGCCGTGCTCGGCTGCGGCCTCGACCGGCCCTATCCGTCCGAGAACAAGCGCCTGTTCACGGAATTATGCGATGCGGGCGCCGTCATCAGCGAATTCCCGTTGGGGGCGCCGCCGCTCCGGGAGAACTTTCCGCGCCGGAACCGCCTCATCAGCGGGCTCGCGCTCGGCGTCGTTGTCGTCGAGGCGACGATGGACAGCGGCTCGCTGATCACTGCGCAGTACGCCCTCGATCAGGGCAAGGATATCTTCGCGGTGCCGGGCAACATCTCGATCCCGAACGCGGAGGGCACGAACAGCCTCATCAGGAAAGGCGCCCGGCTGGTCCAGAGGGCGGACGACATCATCGAGGAGCTCGCCCCGGTCCTCCGCGGGCTGCTCCGGTCGGGATCGTCGGGCCGGTCAGAGAAGAAGACGGCGCCGCGACGCTTCGACGCTGCCGCCGGACTTGAAATTAGCGATGAAGAAAAGGCAATATGTACTGTTCTCGGGGATCAGCCGAAGCACGTCGATACGATTGCACGGGAACTGAAGATCGCCCCCCCGAAGCTGCTGGGCCTACTCCTCCGCCTCGAAATCAAAGGGATCGTCAGGCAGACAGAAGGGAAAAATTTTTATATACTTTAG
- a CDS encoding argininosuccinate synthase, with product MGKKIVLAYSGGLDTSIVIKWLIERYNAEVIAFCADLGQGEDLPAVREKALKTGAATAYVEDLREEFVRDYIFPMLRANAVYEGSYLLGTSIARPLIAKKQIDIALKEGADAVSHGATGKGNDQVRFELTYYALKPDIQVIAPWREWSFTSRQSLIEYAEKQGIPVPVTKAKPYSTDRNILHISYEGGVLEDPWAEPPQDMYTMMTAPEKAPDKPTYIEIEYEEGNPVGLNGTALSPVALFEQLNRLAGDNGIGRVDIVENRYVGIKSRGVYETPAGTVLHLAHRALESITLDREVFHLRDSLIPRYAELVYYGYWFAPERELLQTTVDAMQKNVTGTVRLKLYKGSCLVVGRKSPYSLYNPELATFETETVYNQKDAEGFIKLNALRLKASRRLRRS from the coding sequence ATGGGAAAGAAGATCGTACTGGCATACTCGGGCGGGCTCGACACCTCGATCGTCATAAAGTGGCTCATCGAGCGCTACAACGCCGAGGTGATCGCCTTCTGCGCGGACCTCGGTCAGGGAGAGGATCTCCCTGCCGTCAGGGAAAAGGCGCTCAAGACCGGGGCGGCCACCGCCTATGTCGAGGACCTGCGTGAAGAGTTCGTCAGGGACTACATCTTCCCCATGCTGCGCGCCAACGCCGTTTACGAGGGGAGCTATCTCCTCGGCACCTCGATCGCGCGTCCCCTCATAGCGAAGAAGCAGATCGATATCGCGCTCAAGGAGGGCGCCGATGCGGTCTCCCACGGCGCAACAGGCAAAGGCAACGACCAGGTGCGGTTCGAGCTCACCTATTACGCCCTCAAGCCCGATATACAGGTGATCGCCCCCTGGAGGGAATGGTCCTTCACCTCCCGGCAGTCACTCATCGAGTACGCGGAAAAGCAGGGCATCCCCGTCCCCGTGACCAAGGCGAAGCCTTACAGCACCGACCGGAACATCCTTCACATAAGCTATGAGGGCGGCGTGCTCGAAGATCCCTGGGCAGAGCCGCCTCAGGACATGTACACCATGATGACAGCGCCCGAGAAGGCGCCGGACAAACCGACCTATATCGAAATAGAGTATGAGGAAGGCAACCCCGTAGGCCTGAACGGGACCGCGCTCTCTCCCGTCGCCCTCTTCGAGCAGCTGAACAGGCTCGCGGGAGATAACGGCATCGGCAGGGTCGATATCGTCGAGAACCGCTACGTCGGGATAAAATCGAGAGGCGTCTACGAGACCCCCGCAGGCACGGTGCTCCACCTCGCCCACCGGGCGCTCGAGTCGATCACTCTCGACCGGGAGGTGTTCCATCTCAGGGACTCCCTCATCCCCCGGTACGCCGAGCTCGTCTATTACGGCTACTGGTTCGCGCCCGAGCGGGAGCTCCTCCAGACCACGGTGGATGCGATGCAGAAGAACGTCACCGGTACGGTGCGGCTGAAATTATACAAAGGGTCCTGCCTCGTCGTGGGAAGGAAGTCGCCCTATTCGCTCTACAATCCCGAGCTCGCGACCTTCGAGACCGAGACGGTCTACAACCAGAAGGACGCCGAGGGCTTCATAAAGCTCAACGCCCTCCGCCTGAAGGCGTCCCGTCGGTTACGGAGATCGTAG
- a CDS encoding Ni/Fe hydrogenase subunit alpha, translated as MTITIAIHHVARVEGHGTIKIAIQDGELLDARWEVVETPRFFEALLVGKRWENAPYITSRICGICSIGHTLASIRAVENAFGISPTVQTSKLRLLLKHMETLQSHLLHLYFLVAPDFFNKGSIVPLVESHPDIVTMAAGMKLLANDLCDCIGGRRLHPTRTVVGGFTMLPDKKELSRFRGRLNDVTADLVKTVELFGTFTLPSFERETEYVSLRGEDCYPFIGGDLVSTDGVRRREDEYVQMTNEYGVEQSTSKWCRLSRGSFAVGALARINNNAAFLHPAARDVATGFGLAPVVCNPFMNTIAQLVECVHVVLESITLIEELLDSRWEAPRQAVEPREARGIGAVEVPRGILYHCYEFDSGGKIVKADCVIPTGQNHANIQHDLEALVTRYAAEGKSDAEITKLAEMLVRAYDPCISCSVH; from the coding sequence ATGACCATCACGATCGCTATCCACCATGTCGCCCGCGTCGAAGGACACGGCACTATAAAAATCGCCATTCAGGACGGCGAGCTCCTCGATGCCCGATGGGAGGTCGTCGAGACCCCGCGCTTCTTCGAGGCCCTGCTCGTCGGCAAGCGCTGGGAGAATGCGCCGTATATCACGAGCAGGATCTGCGGGATCTGCTCGATCGGCCACACGCTTGCCAGCATACGGGCAGTAGAAAACGCCTTCGGCATCAGTCCCACGGTGCAGACCTCGAAGCTGCGCCTGTTGCTGAAGCATATGGAGACCCTGCAGAGCCACCTGCTCCATCTCTACTTTCTCGTCGCCCCCGATTTCTTCAACAAAGGGAGCATTGTGCCCCTGGTTGAGTCACATCCGGATATCGTAACGATGGCGGCCGGGATGAAGCTCCTGGCCAACGACCTGTGCGATTGCATCGGAGGGCGGCGGCTGCATCCCACCCGCACGGTCGTGGGCGGGTTCACCATGCTTCCCGACAAAAAGGAGCTCTCCCGATTCAGGGGTCGCCTGAACGACGTGACTGCCGATCTCGTGAAGACGGTCGAGCTGTTCGGGACCTTTACCCTCCCCTCCTTTGAACGGGAGACCGAGTACGTTTCCCTGAGAGGCGAAGACTGCTATCCGTTCATCGGCGGGGATTTGGTATCGACCGACGGAGTCCGGAGAAGGGAAGACGAATATGTACAGATGACCAATGAGTACGGAGTGGAGCAGTCTACCTCGAAGTGGTGCCGGCTTTCGAGGGGGTCGTTTGCCGTAGGAGCGCTCGCGCGCATCAACAACAATGCCGCATTCCTCCATCCGGCTGCGAGGGATGTCGCGACCGGCTTCGGGCTCGCGCCGGTCGTCTGCAATCCTTTCATGAACACTATCGCCCAGCTCGTCGAGTGCGTCCACGTGGTCCTCGAGTCCATCACCCTGATCGAGGAGCTCCTCGACAGCCGGTGGGAGGCGCCGCGCCAGGCGGTCGAGCCGCGCGAGGCACGGGGCATCGGCGCCGTTGAAGTCCCCCGCGGCATCCTCTACCACTGTTATGAGTTCGACAGCGGGGGAAAGATCGTCAAGGCCGACTGCGTCATCCCCACGGGGCAGAACCACGCCAATATACAGCACGACCTGGAAGCGCTCGTCACCCGGTACGCTGCAGAGGGAAAAAGCGACGCGGAGATAACAAAGCTCGCCGAAATGCTCGTGCGCGCCTACGATCCGTGCATCTCGTGCTCCGTGCATTGA
- a CDS encoding NADH:ubiquinone oxidoreductase → MGAAQAKTKTYLGVPVRRPKVAFFDFSSCEGCQLQIVNNEATLLDFLSLVEVVSFREAMSERSDEYEIAFIEGSITRGDEVHRLRAIREKADILVAFGSCACFGGVNQLKNRFADQGWVTRTVYGEHPVETSAVQPVDRVVPVDLRIYGCPVKKEEVEKIVTNLALGKSVVHPEYPVCTECKARENICLFDLGEPCLGPITRAGCDAWCPTGRAGCWGCRGPAGDVNISQMEAIMTDYGFSHEEMLDRLECFGGFSAYTGSLGKGVRRK, encoded by the coding sequence ATGGGCGCCGCGCAGGCAAAGACAAAAACATATCTCGGCGTGCCGGTGCGCCGGCCGAAGGTCGCCTTTTTCGACTTCTCTTCGTGCGAGGGCTGCCAGCTCCAGATCGTGAACAACGAGGCCACGCTGCTCGACTTCCTCTCGCTCGTGGAGGTGGTAAGCTTCCGCGAAGCCATGTCGGAGCGCTCCGACGAGTACGAGATCGCCTTCATCGAAGGCAGTATTACCCGCGGCGATGAGGTCCATCGTCTGAGGGCGATACGGGAAAAGGCCGATATACTGGTGGCGTTTGGCTCCTGCGCCTGCTTCGGAGGGGTCAACCAGCTCAAGAACCGCTTCGCGGACCAGGGCTGGGTAACGAGAACGGTGTACGGCGAACACCCCGTCGAAACGTCGGCCGTCCAGCCGGTGGACAGGGTCGTGCCCGTCGATCTCCGCATCTATGGCTGTCCTGTCAAGAAGGAGGAGGTCGAGAAGATCGTTACCAACCTGGCGCTCGGCAAATCGGTTGTCCACCCCGAATACCCGGTCTGCACCGAATGCAAAGCCAGGGAAAATATCTGCCTGTTCGATCTCGGAGAGCCCTGCCTCGGCCCTATCACGCGCGCCGGCTGCGATGCGTGGTGCCCCACCGGCCGGGCAGGGTGCTGGGGCTGCAGAGGACCGGCAGGCGACGTCAATATCAGCCAGATGGAAGCGATCATGACGGACTACGGTTTCTCGCATGAAGAGATGCTCGACCGGCTCGAATGCTTCGGCGGGTTTTCCGCGTATACCGGGTCGCTCGGAAAGGGCGTGCGAAGGAAATGA
- a CDS encoding FAD/NAD(P)-binding protein has translation MAHELKLVNVLSMHGGDNRRRGDLGAFECTYKAEITSIFPLSATEKLYKIRISDPDERDRFGFRPGQFIMLELPGIGEAPFSISSAHGGAVELCIRRCGNLTNFLDKVGRGATVGLRGPFGTSFPVEHMHGQNILLIAGGIGLAPLRAPISYVLENRCCFGKVDIIYGTKTAEQLIFTYEYDRWRNDEVSLHVVVEHADPSWQGPVGRTTDVLAEIIARRGGTLKDTCAIVCGPPAMFTSVCSALTKADIPMQKMFVSLERRMHCGMGKCCRCNIGSTYTCLEGPVFDYWTVMNLKEAI, from the coding sequence ATGGCGCATGAGCTGAAACTGGTGAACGTCCTCTCAATGCATGGAGGAGATAACCGGCGCAGGGGCGACCTCGGCGCCTTCGAATGTACCTATAAAGCGGAGATCACGAGCATCTTTCCCCTGTCGGCAACCGAAAAGCTCTACAAGATACGGATTTCGGATCCCGATGAGAGAGACCGCTTCGGCTTCAGGCCCGGTCAGTTCATCATGCTCGAGCTGCCCGGCATCGGCGAAGCGCCGTTCTCGATCTCTTCCGCGCACGGCGGCGCGGTAGAGCTCTGCATACGAAGATGCGGCAACCTGACGAACTTCCTCGATAAGGTCGGCAGGGGTGCGACAGTGGGGCTGCGCGGGCCCTTCGGCACGAGCTTCCCGGTGGAGCACATGCACGGCCAGAATATCCTGCTCATCGCAGGCGGAATCGGGCTCGCCCCGCTCAGGGCGCCGATCTCATACGTCCTGGAGAACCGGTGCTGCTTCGGCAAGGTCGATATCATCTACGGCACAAAGACCGCCGAGCAGCTTATCTTCACCTACGAGTACGACCGGTGGCGCAACGACGAGGTGAGTCTGCATGTCGTCGTGGAGCACGCGGACCCCTCATGGCAGGGTCCGGTGGGGAGGACGACCGATGTGCTCGCCGAGATCATTGCCCGGCGGGGGGGGACCCTCAAGGACACCTGTGCGATTGTCTGCGGCCCCCCGGCGATGTTCACGTCCGTCTGCAGCGCGCTTACCAAGGCGGATATCCCGATGCAGAAGATGTTCGTCTCCCTCGAGCGAAGGATGCACTGCGGCATGGGCAAATGCTGCCGGTGCAACATAGGCTCTACCTACACCTGCCTCGAGGGCCCGGTCTTCGATTACTGGACGGTGATGAACCTGAAGGAGGCAATATAG
- a CDS encoding 4Fe-4S dicluster domain-containing protein — MIFRVIAKGELARLFDVLAEGNRVVGPVEKARDRSGSPVYAFEEVADFAEVRIDYTTTKLSPKRLFLPYREDLAVFEVGDGDWTKSVSYNVDRPSIVFGLHACDINALNRLDKVLMGSVFPMPYYAVKRKNLFIVGIECTPQPYCFCRSVGADTALHGFDMFITDIGERYFIEIRTEAAFRFINSITSAAPHEDDHIRYMKTIAAKNRKFITSIDTTDLMKILDMEFQSEHWKQWGDRCLSCGTCSKVCPTCYCYGVEETVTLDLKEARKTKYLYSCTIVDFAQVAGGHNFRPERHIRLKYRYYHKHRGFVEAFEESLCVGCGRCGEACLSGITVPEVIASIRGEEALNGA, encoded by the coding sequence ATGATCTTCAGGGTCATTGCAAAAGGGGAGTTGGCGCGGCTGTTCGACGTCCTCGCCGAGGGAAACAGGGTTGTGGGGCCGGTCGAAAAGGCGCGTGACAGGAGCGGGTCGCCGGTGTATGCCTTCGAAGAGGTAGCGGACTTCGCTGAAGTGCGCATCGATTACACCACGACAAAGCTCTCTCCCAAACGCCTGTTTCTTCCGTACAGGGAAGACCTCGCCGTATTCGAGGTAGGAGACGGCGACTGGACGAAGTCGGTGAGCTACAACGTCGACCGTCCGAGCATCGTGTTCGGCCTTCACGCCTGCGATATCAACGCGCTGAACAGACTGGACAAAGTCCTTATGGGCAGCGTGTTTCCGATGCCGTACTATGCAGTCAAGAGAAAAAACCTCTTCATCGTCGGGATCGAATGCACGCCGCAGCCCTACTGCTTCTGCCGCTCGGTCGGCGCGGATACGGCCCTGCACGGGTTCGACATGTTCATCACCGATATCGGAGAGAGATACTTCATCGAGATACGCACCGAGGCTGCCTTCCGCTTCATCAATAGTATAACGTCCGCAGCACCGCATGAGGACGACCATATCCGGTACATGAAAACGATTGCGGCCAAGAACAGAAAGTTCATTACCTCTATCGATACCACCGATCTCATGAAGATACTGGACATGGAGTTCCAGTCCGAGCACTGGAAGCAGTGGGGAGACAGATGCCTTTCGTGCGGGACCTGCTCGAAGGTCTGCCCTACCTGTTACTGCTACGGCGTAGAGGAAACGGTAACCCTCGACCTCAAGGAGGCGAGGAAGACAAAGTATCTATATTCATGCACCATCGTCGATTTCGCGCAGGTCGCGGGCGGCCACAACTTCCGCCCCGAACGCCACATCCGGCTCAAATATCGCTACTATCATAAACATCGCGGCTTCGTGGAGGCCTTTGAGGAGTCGCTCTGCGTCGGCTGCGGCAGATGCGGCGAAGCGTGCCTCTCGGGTATCACCGTTCCCGAGGTGATCGCGAGCATACGGGGAGAGGAGGCTCTCAATGGCGCATGA